The genomic window ATTTGCCTGAGTCTAACTTTTTATTCACAAATTTGAGCTACAAAGTCCATATTTCAGTAGGCAGGTGTTAGTGTTGCACACAGAGATCAGAGTGGCTGCTACGTGTGTGATGCAACTCACCGATCCATCTGACGCGCTAGCTCCTACTTTGTCCCCAGTGGCGTTCCAGCACACCTCGAAGATCCCTCCTGTTCCCCGGTAGCTGTGAACTAAAGCACCCGTCTGAGGAAACCAAAACACATGTTAGCAATTGCAAGCAATCTTTTTTGTAAAGTTTTAGAACTGTACTTGTTGATCTGCAGTCATCCCACACCTGAGTGTTCCAGATGTGGACACACTTGTCGAAGGAGCCGCTGGCGAGATGCCTGCCATCAGGGCTGAAGGCGACGCTGTAGACTGGCTCCTGGTGGCGGGTCAGTGTGTGGATACACACGCCGCGCTCTACGTCCCACAGACGCACTGTTGAGTCAAATGATGCgctggagagagggaaagagaaaaggaatcCAAAGTGGGCTCTGTGTCAAGTGGCATGAAAATAAGGTGCCATGTAGCACAGCTGTAAAGTACAGTATGTAAACAGGACATGACAGcttcaataaattaaaattatacaTGGTTAATCGCTTCATCAGAgtgattaaatataaataattgagTCACTGTTGTGTCAACTATCTCACAACTCAGATACAAAATCCTCACGTGCAAATAAAAACTTTGACCTATCTGAATTTTTGTGGGCTGAGTGTACAGGTGGGGTTTGAGTATTTGAGTGTCCAGAGATGCAGCGTTGTGGATTTCAGCGGGGTCAGTTCTAGAGGGTGGGGGCTGCGACACAAAAGGCTCTGTCTCCAAAGGTTCACAGTTTGGTGTCGGGGATGGAGataaaacatgtgtttgaagACATTCTGAGCGAAGTGAAGGGGTGGAGGAGGTCGGTTAGATATGGTGGGGCTAGAGCGTGGAGGGATTTATAGGTGAGTAGGTAGAGTTGGTAGTTGATGCTGGCCTTGATCAGGAGCCAGTGAAGGTGgcaaataaatgtgatttagGCTTGACATTTAACTGTTTGACCATGAgctttatgtaaaatgtaaacataaatgcacattatTTCTGCAgtgactgtaaaataaaagttttcataactgcatttttcacatttcacactgtGAAAGTGTCACATCACCAATTTTTTGCCAGGTGACTGATCAgcttctatttaaaaaaatatataaatccaGGCAGGTGTGGTGACTAACAATTGTAACAAAGAATACAATTTATCATTAGCTATCTGTTTCTTTCTCAATGTAGGCTTACATGGATGTCATACTGTTGGTGTCATCTTGTATCTATAAACACAAATTACTTTGTCACAGTTCAGTCAAATGACACAAgtagaagaaaagtgaaaactgctgctgttgtcttcTTACCTGGCCAACATGAGGTTGGCATTGGGGTTGTTGGTCCCGGGGCCTGTGGGGCTCCACTTGATTGTGTAGATTTCTTTATTGTGAGCCTGGAGGTCGTGTACACACAAATCCTGTTTCATACTCCAGATCTGTGTGAGGTGACGATATAAAGCAGCTGTTAGTTTGCTCATAACATAATATAAAACGCTTTTCTTCAAACTGTCTGATTGAGGCagatttatacattttcttgGGCATTAGGTGACATTCACTTAAGTTGTGCATTGTGTGAACTGACCTTGAGCGTCATGTCATCAGAGCACGAGGCCAGCAAGCTGCCAGTGGGATCCCACTTGATGGCGTTGACCTCATTCTGCCACGAGTAAAAGGTGattagaaacaaaacacaccaaATATAATATGAACACAGGCAGCAGCCAATTTGATAATAACATTGTGATAATCAGTTTAAGAGATTGTGCTGAAAACTGTAACTTTGGTTTGTCTTCTCATTTCccttcctcctcacacactgaacacttttGTCTTACCGTGTGTCCCTGGAAGGTCTTGACAGGTCTGTCCTGACCCAGCTTACACACATGGATACACatgtctgtgctgcaggaggCAAACGTGTTGTTGCTCTGCCAGTCTACGTCCAGAGCAGGTGCTGTtgggaggcagagacagagctATGGGATGCAGCAGCACTGACATGTACAAGCAGAACATAAGAAAGCACAACATGTGAATATGATGGACTAATTGAAGATTTCTTATTGACACACTCTGACTGTACTACAACAATACTTAAAGTGCAGATAGTTGGTTTAAAGCcttaaaatacaatttgtaaATACATCAGAGGGCCAGGTCTGTTACTGTCACACTCCAACAAGCTAAACATTGTCACAGAGAAAGAGCTGCTTTGCAAAAGATGTTCAGATATGTTGAATATGACAGAGTCAAAGGTATCAGTCGCTATGTGTTGAAAGATTTGATGACAGAAGAAATGGCAGAAGTTCTGAAAACAGAAACCGCTGAATGAAGTCTTGTTACTCACCAGAGTGGAAAGGAAATTGTTGCTTTGCCTCTCCTGTGTGTGCATCCCAAATAATTGTGGTCTGTGCAGAGGAGgatatttctattattaatCATTACTTATACACAATTTACATTACCcacacacaataaaatatatgtatatcgACAGATCTCAGGCCTTTTTATACCTGCAAGACAACTTCGCTTCAGTATTTATGTGTATCCTATCATGTAGATGACACGGTGTGTTATTTGATTTTAGTACACTAGATGGCAATGTTGCCCAAGGTCCATGAATGGTTTGCTGCGACAACAAAGAGAGACCGCTGCTTGATAGAAATGCATCACACCCTACCATAACTGATGCGcacagattatttttatttatttgctaaCTCTGGCTGTAATTTTGTCTCTCTTTCATTATCGATTATTGTCTGGCTGAATATTTCATTGCTAACTACAACCTCAAATCCACAACGTCAATTCAGAATACAGCTCTCCAGGGAACATTAGCTATTAAAGACTTTTTCCAACTCTCTAATCCTCGAGAGCAAATAGTGACCCAACAAAATAGAATTTGAAATACCCATGAAAAGTTGCCTTTAACATCTTAGGAAAGTTGTATCTTGGAAAACCGTTCATCTTCGACATGTGCTTTAGTAGACATAAAGACAAAACACCAACCTATTAAACCATTACACATTTCTGTACAATTTCAACCCTCCAATGCAGCTGGTCGACTAATATCCTATCCTAAATAAAAGTAATGACCTTCCTGTGTTTTTTACCTACAAGAAATATAGAAAAGTAAAGCTTTATTGGATTTATTTCtctgggggaggtggggggatTTAGTGAGTCATCTTTATTGGTtgagaattttctttttctggtttGCAATGTACTCATGGATGGCATGGACAACTATCACTCAATTGCTTAtgatactgaagaaaacttagtttaaatgaaataattatcAGGTCAAATTTTTCTATCATTTGTggacatttatttgtatttgtattgatGAAAATCTGAGATAATAATATTCGTACTAAGTGTCCATGCCCTGGTATTTTCATAGTATTTCAATGCATATATGGCTGTTCTTGTTGCAGATGAGAATTGCAGTGAAAAGAACCACTAAATTCCTGTCAGGCATTTTGAAACCTATGCATACAACTGGATATTGTTCATTACATGTCTCCATAGCAGGTATTAGAGAACAATATCAAGCTAAAGACATCAAATAACCTGTCACTTCCTGTAGAATtatcatcagaaaaaaaaggaaacagataaGGAGATGTTTAAACAACAATCAACAGTGGCTGTAgccaacaaacaaagaaaaaaaccacaTTGCTAGGCAACAAAGCATTTGCTGATGCTCTTCTCTGTAGAGTGAGTTACAACACTGAAACATTCAAGTACGTCTGATGGTGCTCTTACTCTGTAAGGACTCTGTTAATTAAGCAAAGTACgcaaaagtacaaataaaaaaatcgaaaataaatatatctaaTTTCCACCCCATTGTTGCATGAAAATCGAATCAAGACCAAAAGAGCACGTTTTCTTCTGGCGTCCTTTCTAAAATGAGCAaaaatttgttattttattctgtttggaTCGGGGAGTTAACAAAATGAGAAACAATCTTCATGACAACAGCACCAACATTCAACCACTACGAAATGCTGCTTTAATCTTTTCTGAATGGGGTTGAGATAAGATGGAAATATTTCAGGGGGGTCCATGAGACAATAACAACATAACGGTTCAAGAAACTTTCATATTTTGGAAAAGTTGCACTGCTCCCAAACCCTGGGGGTATTTAAGCAGCTTTTTCAAAACCACGGTTAAAATCAACATGCTTTACCTTGTCAACACCAGCACTGAGGATGAAGTTTCCTTTCTTATTCCACTTGAGTGCAAATATAGGACCTTTGTGTTGACCCAGAGTACTGGCCAGGTTacctgaaaatataaaaaaacccAATGCAACTTTGAAAGAcaacaaaaaccaacaaagGCCACAAATACATTGCTGTAATATATGCTAAGTCTTACCATCTTTTGTCCATATTCTAGCAAAGCCATCATATGAACCTGTTGCTAGCAACGTTCCCTCACtctgaaagagacaaagatctttttattcatctgcAGTGAGTCACATTAAATCTTTTCCCCTTTAATTTGCGTATTTTTGGTTCAGATTTGTTCATTATTGTACAGATAAATTACATCATCCTTATTCATGAGGCTCTTCTGAGTAATAAATAGTTAAATAAAGATAAGATATTAGGGCTTATGTGGTGTTGTGCATTTAGTTGTAATACTCAGGGAAAAATAGTTTGAAGCTGAATAGCTTAAATGCCTGTTCCCCTGTGAGAGTGACTCTCTCCCATATATCTGGTTAGAATGAATGTCTTTCGCAGAAGTAGTGGccacaggcatgcacacacgGCACTAGATTAGATTACTACAAATCTGCGCTCAGTTGAGCAGACGCACACAATCTTactgtactacacacacacactcacattccaGTCTAGTGAGGTGACGTCTTTGTTGCTGGGTACATCCTGGCCCCCTTCCCGAATGCAGTGCCTCAGGACCAGCTGGGTGGATCCACCTGTGCTGTTCTCACTCAGGTTCCAGATCCGTGCTGTTGAGTCTCCAGACCTGCCCgagacaaaaaactaaacatttagTCTTTGCCATCATCTGGACACACATTCTAAAgccaggtgtgaactgacaaaATAGTGGTAACGTAGCCCTTGCTTCAAATCGACGTATCGGGACGATTCTCT from Paralichthys olivaceus isolate ysfri-2021 chromosome 16, ASM2471397v2, whole genome shotgun sequence includes these protein-coding regions:
- the LOC109639432 gene encoding F-box-like/WD repeat-containing protein TBL1XR1 isoform X1; its protein translation is MSISSDEVNFLVYRYLQESGFSHSAFTFGIESHISQSNINGALVPPAALISIIQKGLQYVEAEVSINEDGTLFDGRPIESLSLIDAVMPDVVQTRQQAYRDKLAQQQQQAAGSCSSTGPQGSTKNGEGAANGEENGSHALANHHSEMMEVDRDVEIPQSKAMVLRGHESEVFICAWNPVNDLLASGSGDSTARIWNLSENSTGGSTQLVLRHCIREGGQDVPSNKDVTSLDWNSEGTLLATGSYDGFARIWTKDGNLASTLGQHKGPIFALKWNKKGNFILSAGVDKTTIIWDAHTGEAKQQFPFHSAPALDVDWQSNNTFASCSTDMCIHVCKLGQDRPVKTFQGHTNEVNAIKWDPTGSLLASCSDDMTLKIWSMKQDLCVHDLQAHNKEIYTIKWSPTGPGTNNPNANLMLASASFDSTVRLWDVERGVCIHTLTRHQEPVYSVAFSPDGRHLASGSFDKCVHIWNTQTGALVHSYRGTGGIFEVCWNATGDKVGASASDGSVCVLDLRK
- the LOC109639432 gene encoding F-box-like/WD repeat-containing protein TBL1XR1 isoform X2, which gives rise to MSISSDEVNFLVYRYLQESGFSHSAFTFGIESHISQSNINGALVPPAALISIIQKGLQYVEAEVSINEDGTLFDGRPIESLSLIDAVMPDVVQTRQQAYRDKLAQQQQQAAGSCSSTGPQGSTKNGEGAANGEENGSHALANHHSEMMEVDRDVEIPQSKAMVLRGHESEVFICAWNPVNDLLASGSGDSTARIWNLSENSTGGSTQLVLRHCIREGGQDVPSNKDVTSLDWNSEGTLLATGSYDGFARIWTKDGNLASTLGQHKGPIFALKWNKKGNFILSAGVDKTTIIWDAHTGEAKQQFPFHSAPALDVDWQSNNTFASCSTDMCIHVCKLGQDRPVKTFQGHTNEVNAIKWDPTGSLLASCSDDMTLKIWSMKQDLCVHDLQAHNKEIYTIKWSPTGPGTNNPNANLMLAR